The genomic window CAGGTGGTGTATAGAATCTCCCGTCTTCCTCGACGACCAGGTTGCCGATGTTGAATTCGGTCAGTTGCTGATACTCATTATAATATAAAACGATGGGGAAATCATCGCCCACACCATGATAATGGTGCCTGATCGTCGTTTTGTTCGTCAGGAACATCGGAGGGGCCTTGATCGCCGCATCCGCAAGCCTTGCATCTGCGTACTCCACAGCTTCAACTTCTCCATGTGAGAACGTCATCTGTCCCGAGGCATCCGCAACTGCACGCAGCCTGTAGATGCCGTCTGCTTGGTCCAGACCATGCCTTTTAACGTATGCCTCGACCTCCCCCTTGAAATCCGGTGTAGAGAAGGCCAGGGCATCCGCCGATTTCAGGATACGCTTCTCGTGGAGCGCGAACCGTCTGACGGTCCCGGATTCGATGCGCATGGTCTCGATCAGCTTGTATCTTCCGTCCTCAAGGAACGCAGTCTTTGCGACCATTTCATCATATTCGCTCTCTGGAATCGAGTCGTAGGTGATGCCGCCGCCTGTCCCGTATTCATAGCGGCCGCCTTCGATATACAGTGTGCGGATAGGGACATTGAAGACTTGGGAACCGTCCGGGTACATGATGCCGAGTGTCCCGCAATAATAGCCCCTCGGCGTGCTCTCGAGCTTCCGTATGATATCCATGGTGGACTGCTTCGGTGCACCGGTGATCGAACCGCAGGGGAAGAGGGCTTTGATCAGCTCGGGCAGGCCCACCCCTTCCTCAATTTCCGCCTCGACCGTCGAAGTCATCTGGTAGACCGTATCGTAGCGTTCGATGGTAAACCGTTCCGGCACATGCACGCTGCCCTTCCTGGCCACTTTGGAAAGGTCATTGCGCAGCAGGTCGACGATCATGACATTCTCCGCCCGGTCTTTACCCGAATGCCTCAGGAAATCGAAGCTCTCCTGGTCCTTCACTGGATCGTCATACCTTCTCGCCGTCCCCTTCATCGGACGTGTGGAAATCCTTCCGGAAGCATCGACTTCAAAGAAGAGCTCCGGCGAACAGCTCACTATGGACGTGCCCTTCCAATGGATGAACATCGTATAATCACCATTGTTCCTTGCGATGAGCTGTTCGAACAGTGCATGTGCATCCCCGGAAAAAGTGCCTTTGAGCCGGGTCGTATAGTTGACCTGGTATGTATGGCCATCCCTTATACTGTTCCGGATCTCTTCAATATCAGACATGATCTTCCCAGGCGCCTCCGTAAATGCCGGCTCCCCCATCATGTAGACACCTGCACCATCATAAGCCTCGAGAAAAGCTGTCCTGTCCACGGGTGCCCCAAAGACGCCGATGACGAATGGGCCGCCCTCCTTCGCCTCATAGCTCAGGGCCGGAATCACATACCGTCCCGCATCCGCATGCTTCTGGGCGCTTGCCAGCGCTTCTTCCAGACTCATGTACTGTCCGGTCAGCACTTCAAGCGGCTCCGCAAAATACAGTTCTTCCATTCTCTCCGCCTTTTTAAACTTTACATGGACCTGCATCCATTTCACCTTCCTTAAGAAAACTGATGAACCTGCCCAGCTGCTCCCTGCCATACTCGGAGAGGATCGCTTCAGGGTGGTACTGCAGCCCGTAGATCGGATAGTCCAAATGTCTTATCGCCATCACAACCCCATCTGCGGTCCGAGCCGAAACGGTGAATCCATGAGGCGCTTCCCCTGAACATACAAGCGAGTGGTACCGGGTTACTGCGAACACATCCGGGAGTCCCGCGAACAGCCCCTGGCCATCGTGGGTGATTTCAGACACGTGGCCATGGACAGGGCGCACTCCACGTCCCACCATCCCCCCAGCCATATGCCAGAGCATCTGATGTCCGAGGCAGATGCCGAGGATAGGATGTGAAGACCAGCAGCTTTCGATGAAATCCATCACTTCCCGACGGTCTGCAGGATGTGAAGGGCCCGGCGATATGATGACGCCCGAAATGTCTTCCAGGCAGACCTGCGTGAGTTCCTCCGGTGTCCGGACCAGAACTTCAGCCACTTGCGGGACATCTTCCAGGTAATGGACAAGATTATATGTAAAAGAATCGTAATTGTCTATCATGAGTATCTTCATCAGTGCACTATTTCCTTTGCTTTTGTTTCCTATAATTCTACCACATTCCGTTTTCTTTAAGAAAACCCAAATATACGCTTCAGGATGGATGAAAAATTAATTTCATTGTTGTAGAATGAACATTATTACTTTTTTCGAAAATCGAAATAAAATGCTCTTTATAAAAAACAATCAAAAGTAAGAAGGTTGAAATTACATGTCGGATACAAAACAGAAAATATGGACTAAGGACTTTATTCTCATCGTCATCGTCAATTTTTTCATATTCACTGCGTTCCAGATGACCCTGCCCACCCTGCCGCTGTTCGTCCAGGAGATCGGGGCAAGTGACCGCTGGATCGGAATTGTCGTAGGGATATTCACCTTTTCCGCACTGCTCATACGTCCAAGCGCCGGTAAGCTGCTGGATACGAAGGGACGGGCTCCAGTGTTCCTGACTGGACTTGCACTCTTCGTCATTTCAATGTTCTCGCTGGCAGCAAGCTTCACGATCCTCATGCTGCTGATGGTCAGGATCATCCAGGGGGTCGGATGGGGACTCTCCAGCACTTCCGCAGGGACGATCGCCACAGACCTCGTGCCAAAAAAGCGCCGCGGGGAAGGGCTTGGGTATTATGGCTTGAGCGGCAACATCGCCCTTGCCTTCGGTCCTGCTCTTGGACTGTTCCTAGTCAACCATATCTCCTTTACGATGCTGTTTGCGATATGCGGCCTGCTCGGCCTCACCGCAATCATCCTCGCCGCCAACATCAAATATGACAAGCCGGAAAAAGTCGCCGACACACGCAAGCAAAAGGAGTCCTACCCACACTTTGACATTGTGGAGCGGCGGGCGCTTGCTCCTGCGTCACTCCTCTTCTTCATCACCGTGACATTCGGGGGCATCGCCACATTCCTCCCGGTCTATACGTATGAGAAGGGCTTCGATTCCACGTATATCCAGTTCTACTTTGTGATATATGCAGCCTTCCTGATGCTCTCACGCATACTCGCCGGCAGACTGTATGACAGGCATGGCATCACCATCGTATTCATCCCGGGCTCCCTGTCCATCATTGCGGCAATGATCCTGCTCGGCTTCCTGCCGGCCCCGATCTTCCTGTTCGTGGCGGCGGCACTCTATGGCTTCGGTTTCGGATGTGTACAGCCGGCGCTGCAGGCCTGGGCCGTCAACCGCGTCGAGAACAACCGACGCGGCATGGCCAATGCGACATTTTTCTCCGCTTTCGACCTCGGCGTCGGACTCGGTGCCATCAGCTATGGTTTCGTCGCCGAAGCATTCGGCTACAGCACCATCTATTTCTCCAGCGCCGTCAGCGTTACAGTGGCACTCATCC from Salinicoccus sp. RF5 includes these protein-coding regions:
- a CDS encoding MFS transporter; the protein is MSDTKQKIWTKDFILIVIVNFFIFTAFQMTLPTLPLFVQEIGASDRWIGIVVGIFTFSALLIRPSAGKLLDTKGRAPVFLTGLALFVISMFSLAASFTILMLLMVRIIQGVGWGLSSTSAGTIATDLVPKKRRGEGLGYYGLSGNIALAFGPALGLFLVNHISFTMLFAICGLLGLTAIILAANIKYDKPEKVADTRKQKESYPHFDIVERRALAPASLLFFITVTFGGIATFLPVYTYEKGFDSTYIQFYFVIYAAFLMLSRILAGRLYDRHGITIVFIPGSLSIIAAMILLGFLPAPIFLFVAAALYGFGFGCVQPALQAWAVNRVENNRRGMANATFFSAFDLGVGLGAISYGFVAEAFGYSTIYFSSAVSVTVALILFLFIMRKYRKDTLKTAKIS
- a CDS encoding chorismate-binding protein; protein product: MEELYFAEPLEVLTGQYMSLEEALASAQKHADAGRYVIPALSYEAKEGGPFVIGVFGAPVDRTAFLEAYDGAGVYMMGEPAFTEAPGKIMSDIEEIRNSIRDGHTYQVNYTTRLKGTFSGDAHALFEQLIARNNGDYTMFIHWKGTSIVSCSPELFFEVDASGRISTRPMKGTARRYDDPVKDQESFDFLRHSGKDRAENVMIVDLLRNDLSKVARKGSVHVPERFTIERYDTVYQMTSTVEAEIEEGVGLPELIKALFPCGSITGAPKQSTMDIIRKLESTPRGYYCGTLGIMYPDGSQVFNVPIRTLYIEGGRYEYGTGGGITYDSIPESEYDEMVAKTAFLEDGRYKLIETMRIESGTVRRFALHEKRILKSADALAFSTPDFKGEVEAYVKRHGLDQADGIYRLRAVADASGQMTFSHGEVEAVEYADARLADAAIKAPPMFLTNKTTIRHHYHGVGDDFPIVLYYNEYQQLTEFNIGNLVVEEDGRFYTPPVTSGLLDGVMRQSLMADGRLEERGYPMETFLEKLEDGSIKIYMINSLKEWVRINLNIPG
- a CDS encoding aminodeoxychorismate/anthranilate synthase component II, which encodes MKILMIDNYDSFTYNLVHYLEDVPQVAEVLVRTPEELTQVCLEDISGVIISPGPSHPADRREVMDFIESCWSSHPILGICLGHQMLWHMAGGMVGRGVRPVHGHVSEITHDGQGLFAGLPDVFAVTRYHSLVCSGEAPHGFTVSARTADGVVMAIRHLDYPIYGLQYHPEAILSEYGREQLGRFISFLKEGEMDAGPCKV